A genome region from Lactobacillus sp. ESL0791 includes the following:
- a CDS encoding GntR family transcriptional regulator, translating into MYQKIAESIIKNILDEKYTDKLPTEKELGEKYHVSRHTVRKALDIVFTHGMIKRVRGSGYYVIKRPLKSKKVLNLSLIFEKNDDYSENALKSKVIKFDIIHANNELAQRGNIDEGTEIYRLIRLRYFKGQLYDLEESYFPRSVVPLLTEKSVYGSVFNFLYDTYKIVGETSEDYIQIGNVSEYYTNLLKKDKNEKVLYLDAINYLSGGVVFNFSRTFFADDDLILYYHTKNIGLNN; encoded by the coding sequence ATGTACCAAAAAATTGCTGAAAGTATTATCAAAAACATTTTAGACGAAAAATACACTGATAAATTACCTACCGAAAAGGAATTAGGAGAAAAATATCACGTAAGTCGTCATACAGTGCGTAAAGCATTAGATATTGTTTTTACTCATGGAATGATTAAAAGAGTACGAGGAAGTGGTTATTATGTGATTAAGCGTCCGTTAAAATCAAAAAAAGTTTTGAACTTATCACTTATTTTTGAAAAGAATGACGATTATTCGGAAAATGCATTAAAATCAAAAGTTATTAAATTTGATATTATTCATGCAAATAATGAATTAGCACAACGTGGCAATATTGACGAAGGAACTGAAATATACAGATTAATTCGCTTGCGGTATTTCAAAGGTCAATTATATGACCTAGAGGAATCCTACTTTCCACGCAGCGTTGTTCCATTATTAACAGAAAAAAGTGTTTACGGTTCAGTCTTTAATTTCTTGTATGATACATACAAAATTGTTGGTGAAACTTCTGAAGACTACATTCAAATCGGAAATGTAAGTGAGTACTACACCAATTTATTAAAAAAGGACAAAAATGAAAAAGTTTTATACCTAGATGCAATTAATTATTTATCAGGCGGTGTCGTATTCAACTTTTCAAGAACCTTTTTTGCCGATGATGATCTAATTTTATATTATCATACAAAAAATATTGGTTTAAACAATTAA
- a CDS encoding PTS sugar transporter subunit IIB: protein MAEKTIMLNCSAGMSTSLLVSKMQKAAEDEGADYKIFACPAADASQHIEQEEIDCVLLGPQVSYMKGDFENKVKGAGKDGKDIPLAVINMQDYGMMKGDKVLKQAEDLMNG from the coding sequence ATGGCTGAAAAAACAATAATGCTTAATTGTAGTGCGGGAATGAGTACATCACTTTTGGTAAGTAAGATGCAAAAGGCTGCTGAAGATGAAGGAGCTGACTATAAGATTTTTGCTTGTCCTGCAGCAGACGCTTCTCAGCATATTGAACAGGAAGAAATTGACTGCGTTCTTTTAGGGCCGCAAGTTAGTTACATGAAAGGCGACTTTGAAAATAAAGTAAAAGGCGCTGGTAAAGACGGTAAGGATATTCCGTTGGCAGTCATTAATATGCAAGATTACGGCATGATGAAGGGCGACAAGGTCCTTAAGCAAGCTGAAGATCTGATGAACGGCTAA
- a CDS encoding SLAP domain-containing protein, whose translation MKKKRKLIMLSVAALLAIDPVITITKNVGVTVQAADDKKTSAKGTIKLNRNAYVYDKNGKRLSTYMGSKENTLIGKGVSLKYAEPPVSIDGTSFYNIGGGAYVKVANVGYVDGKAFNYKAATAKLKRNSYIYDGDGDTTKQVLKKKLTISVDQLKYIGNNLYYRIADQKNQFVKANNVGSVSKKLKPVNSKPVTIAVATLTHNAYIYDGNGKSLNKKIAKNKQVTVDQLKYIDSKLYYRIKDKNYPGDDQWIKKNNIGVVTGDKIEPINNKPVVDPKTTVVTLGNKANVYSDKGSKQKINTLAKGTQTRVTELRYIWLPNKNEADLFYKMANNKNGYLRDIDISDVQGVRLVPVNTQEEAKNDVTIATTADKQPLQVALDHGNDVKKSDAYLLSAKSLQEPFDTALTAANSANIGANTTLSDIKQAIDNLNEAEKALDGKKIQVADLNNLTVDEANQIIKLAAAVNGVDASAVKFTNNNSNLTITNANGFAKDLNVADYAVAKQ comes from the coding sequence ATGAAAAAGAAGCGTAAGCTAATCATGTTATCTGTTGCGGCTTTGCTGGCTATTGATCCCGTGATTACTATAACTAAAAATGTTGGTGTTACCGTGCAGGCAGCAGATGATAAAAAAACGTCTGCAAAGGGAACGATTAAATTGAACCGTAATGCCTATGTTTATGACAAAAACGGTAAGAGGCTGTCTACCTACATGGGGAGTAAGGAAAATACCTTGATCGGCAAGGGCGTAAGTTTGAAGTATGCCGAGCCGCCGGTGTCAATTGATGGCACAAGTTTTTATAATATTGGCGGCGGTGCCTATGTGAAAGTAGCTAATGTCGGTTATGTGGACGGCAAAGCGTTTAATTATAAAGCCGCTACTGCCAAGTTAAAACGTAATTCCTATATTTATGATGGCGACGGCGACACAACCAAGCAGGTTTTGAAAAAGAAACTCACGATTTCTGTTGACCAGCTAAAATATATTGGCAACAACCTTTACTACCGTATTGCTGACCAAAAGAACCAGTTTGTCAAAGCCAATAATGTTGGTTCTGTCTCGAAAAAATTAAAACCGGTGAATTCTAAACCAGTGACCATTGCAGTTGCAACGTTGACGCATAATGCCTATATCTATGATGGCAACGGTAAAAGTCTTAATAAAAAAATTGCCAAAAATAAGCAGGTGACAGTTGATCAGCTCAAGTACATTGACAGTAAGTTGTATTACCGGATTAAAGACAAAAATTACCCTGGGGACGATCAGTGGATCAAGAAAAATAATATTGGCGTTGTAACCGGTGATAAAATTGAACCAATTAACAATAAGCCGGTCGTTGATCCCAAGACCACGGTTGTGACGTTAGGCAACAAGGCCAATGTTTATTCCGACAAGGGTAGCAAGCAAAAAATAAATACTTTAGCGAAAGGGACACAGACACGTGTGACGGAGTTAAGGTACATTTGGTTGCCAAACAAGAATGAAGCTGATTTATTCTATAAGATGGCCAATAATAAAAATGGTTATCTCAGAGATATAGATATTAGTGATGTTCAAGGTGTGAGACTGGTTCCGGTAAATACCCAGGAAGAAGCTAAGAATGATGTTACGATTGCCACAACAGCAGATAAGCAGCCTTTACAAGTAGCACTAGATCATGGTAACGATGTTAAGAAGAGTGATGCCTATCTGCTGTCTGCTAAATCATTACAAGAACCGTTTGACACTGCCCTGACAGCTGCCAATAGTGCCAACATTGGGGCTAATACAACCTTATCTGATATCAAGCAAGCGATTGATAATTTGAACGAAGCGGAAAAGGCCTTAGACGGTAAAAAGATTCAGGTTGCTGATTTAAATAATTTGACCGTAGATGAGGCAAACCAAATTATTAAATTGGCAGCAGCAGTTAATGGCGTTGATGCGAGTGCGGTCAAATTTACCAATAATAACAGCAATTTAACAATTACAAATGCCAATGGCTTTGCTAAGGATTTAAATGTTGCTGATTATGCAGTTGCTAAACAATAA
- the glmU gene encoding bifunctional UDP-N-acetylglucosamine diphosphorylase/glucosamine-1-phosphate N-acetyltransferase GlmU — MKKFVVVLAAGKGTRMKSKLYKVLHEVCGKTMVEHVVGAAQGVQPDKIVTVVGMGAEEVEQVLKGKSDFAFQKKQLGTGDAVMTASKKLAGQAGATLVITGDTPLFTSATLQNLFEYHLKKGNAATVLTAEAPAPLGYGRIIRDDQGNVLRIVEQKDGNSEELKVKEINTGVFCFDNEKLFAALPHVGNSNAQGEYYLTDVLEILRTQGERVGAYKMPDFSESLGVNDRLALAQATKIMQKRINDEHMRMGVSFADPETAYIDTDVKIGSDTIIEGNVVIKGKTMIGSNCYITAGSRIVDSKIGDNVTVTSSTIEQSQMDNNSDVGPNSHLRPNSLIGDGVHIGNFVEIKNAKIGANTKVGHLTYVGDATLGKDINIGCGTIFANYDGVKKDHTTVGDRSFIGSGSTLVAPVKIADHAFIAADSTITKDVARYDMAIARGRQINKADYWHKLPLSQNDDWK; from the coding sequence ATGAAAAAATTTGTAGTTGTTCTTGCTGCCGGCAAGGGCACACGCATGAAATCCAAGCTGTATAAGGTTTTGCATGAGGTATGCGGTAAAACTATGGTTGAACACGTGGTTGGAGCAGCTCAGGGTGTGCAGCCGGATAAAATTGTCACGGTTGTCGGAATGGGTGCCGAAGAAGTTGAACAGGTGCTCAAAGGTAAGTCAGACTTTGCCTTTCAGAAAAAGCAGCTTGGTACCGGCGATGCCGTGATGACTGCCAGCAAAAAGCTTGCGGGGCAAGCGGGGGCTACCTTGGTGATCACGGGTGACACACCTCTGTTTACCAGTGCTACTTTGCAAAATCTATTTGAATATCACCTTAAAAAGGGCAATGCGGCGACGGTTTTGACGGCGGAGGCGCCCGCCCCTTTGGGTTATGGACGCATTATCCGTGATGATCAGGGCAACGTTTTGCGAATTGTCGAACAAAAAGACGGCAATAGCGAGGAATTAAAAGTTAAGGAAATTAATACCGGTGTTTTCTGCTTTGATAATGAAAAATTGTTTGCGGCTCTACCTCATGTTGGTAATAGCAATGCTCAAGGCGAGTATTACCTAACAGACGTTTTGGAAATATTGCGTACTCAAGGTGAGCGTGTTGGTGCTTATAAGATGCCAGACTTCAGTGAGAGCCTTGGTGTTAATGACCGCTTGGCGCTGGCTCAAGCCACTAAAATTATGCAAAAACGAATTAATGATGAACATATGCGTATGGGTGTTTCCTTTGCTGACCCAGAAACGGCTTACATTGATACTGATGTCAAAATCGGCAGTGACACAATTATTGAGGGCAACGTTGTGATTAAGGGCAAAACGATGATTGGCAGCAACTGTTACATTACTGCCGGTTCTCGAATTGTTGACTCGAAAATCGGTGACAACGTGACGGTTACCTCGTCCACAATTGAACAATCCCAGATGGACAACAACAGTGATGTGGGCCCGAATTCGCACTTACGTCCGAATTCACTGATTGGTGACGGTGTCCATATCGGTAATTTTGTTGAAATTAAGAACGCCAAGATTGGTGCCAATACCAAAGTGGGCCATCTGACCTATGTCGGTGATGCCACTTTAGGTAAGGACATTAATATTGGTTGCGGAACAATTTTTGCCAATTATGACGGTGTAAAAAAAGATCATACGACGGTTGGCGACCGTTCCTTTATCGGTTCTGGATCAACTTTGGTTGCACCGGTGAAAATTGCTGATCATGCCTTTATTGCTGCTGATTCAACGATTACTAAGGATGTTGCCAGATATGACATGGCAATTGCACGCGGCCGTCAGATTAACAAGGCGGATTATTGGCATAAATTACCGCTTTCTCAAAATGATGACTGGAAATAA
- a CDS encoding PTS lactose/cellobiose transporter subunit IIA encodes MAAMGLIANGGNAKSLAFEAIRLAKKGDIEGARAKLKESDASLLEAHNSQTGMLTEEAQGHHMNVTLLVVHSQDHLMNAITFRDLAGEMVDLYEKLYQSGSLKK; translated from the coding sequence ATGGCCGCGATGGGCTTGATTGCTAATGGTGGAAATGCTAAAAGTTTAGCATTTGAAGCGATTAGATTAGCTAAAAAGGGTGATATTGAAGGCGCGCGTGCCAAATTAAAGGAGTCCGATGCTTCTTTGCTTGAGGCGCATAATTCACAAACTGGAATGCTGACTGAAGAAGCGCAGGGCCACCACATGAATGTTACCCTGCTTGTAGTGCACTCACAGGATCACTTGATGAATGCAATTACGTTTAGGGATTTAGCTGGTGAGATGGTTGATTTGTATGAAAAATTATACCAATCTGGCAGTTTGAAGAAATAA
- a CDS encoding transposase family protein, with product MIAAKTIQIIAIAFAKGAVHDFKLYQTSLGKRVIGNHCIIADSGYQGIKKLHFNSTTPIKKSKKRPLSKTDKEFNHELSKVRIKVEQINAKFKTFKIMAEKYRNRRRRFKLRASLICGLCNYELSQF from the coding sequence GTGATTGCTGCCAAGACGATACAAATTATTGCCATTGCTTTTGCCAAAGGAGCAGTTCATGATTTCAAGTTATATCAAACTTCATTAGGTAAGAGAGTAATAGGTAACCACTGTATAATTGCCGACAGTGGGTATCAAGGAATTAAAAAATTACACTTTAACAGCACAACCCCAATTAAGAAATCAAAGAAACGGCCATTATCCAAGACAGATAAAGAGTTTAACCATGAATTATCAAAAGTCAGGATTAAAGTAGAACAAATTAATGCTAAGTTCAAGACATTTAAAATAATGGCAGAAAAGTATCGCAATCGGCGGAGAAGGTTTAAATTAAGAGCAAGCTTAATTTGTGGACTTTGTAATTATGAATTGTCACAATTCTAA
- a CDS encoding DUF871 domain-containing protein, with the protein MRELGISIYPDQSDFEQDQKYLTLANKYGYKRVFTSLLQLVGSNGENLLERFKEDINYANMLGFKTIVDINPKLFKELKIKYDDLSFFADLKVWGLRLDEGFSGMEEAAMTHNPYGLKIELNMSSGTNYLDSIMAFSPNIDNLIGCHNFYPQEFTGLAENYFFEYSQKYRKYGLHTAAFITAKDAPLGPWPVHEGLPTMESDRKRNIFSQVTHLRLSKMIDDVIIGNAFASETELAAAAEAFNSSYPVLGINFAQEITDLEQTICLKEPHLYRGDASEYLLRDTIPRVTYADKEIPVRKSAVSTFQRGDVVIVNEEYPRYKGEMQIVLKPIPNDGRRNLVGKIRQDDLDLLTLIKPWSTFILKENKIK; encoded by the coding sequence ATGAGAGAACTAGGAATATCCATTTATCCAGATCAGAGTGATTTCGAGCAAGACCAAAAGTATTTAACTTTAGCTAACAAATATGGTTACAAACGCGTTTTTACGTCGCTTTTGCAGTTAGTTGGCAGCAATGGCGAAAATTTACTGGAAAGATTTAAAGAAGACATCAATTATGCCAATATGTTAGGTTTTAAGACCATTGTTGACATTAATCCTAAATTATTTAAAGAACTGAAAATCAAGTATGATGATCTTAGCTTTTTTGCTGATTTAAAAGTCTGGGGACTGCGTCTAGATGAAGGTTTTAGCGGGATGGAAGAAGCTGCAATGACGCACAATCCATATGGGTTAAAAATTGAATTGAATATGAGCAGCGGGACAAATTATTTGGATAGCATCATGGCCTTTTCGCCAAATATTGATAATTTGATAGGCTGTCACAATTTTTATCCACAAGAATTTACCGGCTTAGCAGAGAACTACTTTTTTGAATATTCACAAAAATACCGCAAGTATGGCTTGCATACCGCTGCATTTATCACCGCTAAGGACGCACCTCTTGGTCCGTGGCCTGTTCATGAAGGTCTGCCGACGATGGAAAGTGACCGCAAGCGAAATATTTTTAGTCAAGTGACGCATTTGCGGTTAAGTAAGATGATTGATGACGTGATTATCGGTAATGCGTTTGCAAGTGAAACGGAACTTGCTGCAGCTGCAGAGGCTTTTAATAGTTCTTATCCAGTATTAGGAATTAATTTTGCACAAGAAATAACGGACTTAGAGCAGACGATTTGCCTGAAAGAGCCACACCTTTATCGCGGGGATGCCTCGGAATATTTACTGCGTGATACTATACCGCGTGTAACTTATGCTGATAAAGAAATTCCAGTCCGTAAGAGCGCTGTTTCCACTTTTCAGCGCGGCGATGTTGTCATAGTTAATGAGGAATATCCCCGTTACAAAGGCGAGATGCAGATTGTGTTAAAGCCAATTCCTAACGATGGTCGGCGCAATCTGGTCGGTAAAATTCGACAGGATGATCTGGACTTGCTGACTTTAATTAAGCCTTGGTCCACGTTTATTCTGAAAGAAAATAAAATTAAATAA
- a CDS encoding transposase family protein, with the protein MLSYQEDFKNLSAKDFKQLVGVKPATFSVMCDLVKADYDRSHAHYGRKSKVSIEDKVLIMLKYYREYITMKSLAVNFHLAESTVHDIITHTEEVLIKSGKFNLPGRKQLVGSDMEIDYLIVDGTDSPIQRPKKSKKNTTPVNIKSMHSKRK; encoded by the coding sequence ATGTTGTCCTATCAAGAAGACTTTAAAAATTTATCCGCTAAGGATTTTAAACAGTTAGTTGGTGTCAAACCTGCTACTTTTTCCGTTATGTGTGACCTGGTTAAGGCAGATTATGACCGCAGTCATGCGCATTATGGCCGTAAAAGCAAGGTTTCAATTGAAGACAAAGTCCTAATCATGCTTAAATACTATCGTGAATATATCACAATGAAGTCTTTAGCTGTCAACTTTCACTTAGCAGAATCAACTGTTCATGACATTATTACTCATACTGAAGAAGTTTTAATTAAAAGCGGCAAGTTCAACTTACCTGGTCGTAAACAACTGGTTGGCAGCGATATGGAGATTGATTATCTAATCGTTGATGGGACCGACTCACCAATTCAAAGGCCTAAAAAAAGCAAAAAGAATACTACACCGGTAAACATAAAAAGCATGCACTCAAAACGCAAATAG
- a CDS encoding PTS sugar transporter subunit IIC translates to MMNKFMNWLQKYVIPPMTKIGNNKYLVSVRNGLVLTLPPIISGSIFLILGNIPIPAWSNFIKPYQNWINVAVNGSFGIISLIAVIGIGYELAKELKLDPITGAGLSTMAFIILSFNNKYQIDVNNFSSSGLFTAIITAFVSVSIFNWFIKRNFVIKLPDGVPSAVSNSFVALLPGFVILVLFWLIRVPFGIDVEQVIQAVFHPLLFALNSLPGILVYTLLVSLLWVCGIHGDMTLEGIADPIFLQFLTANGIAYAHHQPLPYITSSGFSSLFVNVGGTGATITLVILMLFSKSKTYKELGRLAFPSALFEINEPVIFGFPIVMNPITMIPFILVPLVLATLSYIVISIGWVSAPSAMVPWTMPPILGPLMATGWDWRAAVWSAIELVIAGVMYFPFFKVAEKQMIAKESTAPEK, encoded by the coding sequence ATGATGAATAAATTTATGAATTGGCTACAAAAATATGTTATTCCACCAATGACTAAGATCGGTAATAACAAGTATTTGGTTTCTGTTCGTAATGGGCTAGTTTTAACTTTGCCACCAATAATTAGTGGGAGTATTTTTTTGATACTGGGTAATATTCCAATCCCTGCATGGTCAAATTTTATCAAGCCATATCAAAATTGGATAAATGTAGCAGTTAACGGATCTTTTGGTATCATTTCTCTTATAGCCGTTATTGGCATTGGCTATGAGCTCGCAAAAGAATTGAAACTTGATCCAATTACGGGTGCTGGACTGTCAACTATGGCATTTATTATTCTTTCTTTTAACAATAAATATCAAATTGACGTTAACAACTTTTCTTCATCCGGGCTATTTACTGCAATTATCACAGCATTTGTTTCTGTATCAATTTTTAATTGGTTTATCAAGCGAAATTTTGTAATTAAATTACCTGACGGTGTTCCTAGCGCTGTTTCTAATTCCTTTGTTGCATTATTACCTGGGTTTGTAATCTTAGTTTTATTTTGGTTAATTCGCGTTCCTTTCGGAATTGATGTTGAACAGGTAATTCAAGCTGTCTTTCACCCGTTATTGTTCGCCTTAAATTCATTACCAGGAATCCTGGTTTACACATTACTTGTCAGCCTATTATGGGTTTGCGGTATTCATGGTGATATGACATTAGAAGGAATTGCTGATCCAATATTTCTTCAATTTTTAACTGCAAATGGAATTGCATACGCACATCATCAACCGCTGCCTTATATTACATCATCCGGTTTTTCTAGTTTATTTGTTAATGTTGGCGGCACTGGTGCCACTATCACATTAGTTATTCTAATGTTATTCAGTAAGAGTAAAACCTATAAAGAATTAGGCCGCTTGGCTTTCCCAAGTGCACTTTTTGAAATCAATGAACCAGTGATTTTTGGATTTCCAATTGTTATGAACCCAATTACAATGATTCCATTTATATTGGTTCCGCTAGTTCTAGCTACCCTTTCATATATCGTAATCAGCATTGGTTGGGTTTCCGCTCCATCAGCAATGGTTCCTTGGACAATGCCGCCAATTCTTGGCCCATTAATGGCAACTGGCTGGGATTGGCGTGCGGCAGTTTGGTCTGCAATAGAATTAGTTATCGCTGGCGTAATGTATTTTCCTTTCTTTAAGGTCGCAGAGAAACAAATGATTGCAAAAGAAAGCACTGCACCAGAAAAATGA
- a CDS encoding N(4)-(beta-N-acetylglucosaminyl)-L-asparaginase, which yields MTWGTIATWRMAAEGINEASKLLKGKGTADDAVEKLVKTVEANPLYKSVGYGGLPNEEGVVQMDAAFMDGDTMAQGAVAAIENVLHAVSVARLLSHQHYNSFRVGAGATKFAQLSGCEMTNMLTAKAKTEWQEKLQKEKNEKMSSYNGHDTVGAITLDQQGSMAAATSTSGLFMKKDGRIGDSPLSGSGLYVDSEVGGAAATGLGEDIMKGCLSYEIVRKMAEGLSPQAACDQTVYPFVHKLKKRYGRVGEISLIALNKQGQWGIATNVEFTFCVATSNEEEKIFMANPGVDDTTVISTVRQ from the coding sequence ATGACATGGGGAACAATTGCAACGTGGCGCATGGCTGCTGAAGGCATTAATGAAGCTAGTAAATTGCTGAAGGGTAAAGGCACAGCAGACGATGCAGTAGAAAAATTAGTTAAGACGGTTGAAGCCAATCCGCTCTATAAGTCAGTCGGCTATGGCGGCTTGCCGAACGAAGAAGGCGTGGTGCAGATGGACGCAGCGTTTATGGACGGCGACACGATGGCTCAAGGCGCGGTAGCCGCAATTGAAAATGTCTTGCACGCAGTTTCGGTGGCCCGACTGCTCAGTCATCAGCATTATAATAGTTTTCGTGTTGGCGCTGGGGCAACGAAGTTCGCCCAATTAAGCGGCTGTGAAATGACCAATATGCTGACTGCAAAAGCTAAAACGGAGTGGCAGGAGAAGCTGCAAAAAGAAAAAAACGAAAAGATGTCTTCTTATAATGGTCATGATACTGTCGGGGCGATTACGCTTGATCAGCAGGGCTCGATGGCCGCAGCGACCTCGACTTCCGGTTTATTTATGAAAAAGGACGGCCGTATTGGCGACTCACCTTTGTCTGGATCAGGTCTTTATGTGGACAGCGAAGTAGGCGGAGCTGCTGCAACCGGCTTAGGCGAAGATATTATGAAGGGCTGTTTATCGTATGAAATAGTACGGAAAATGGCTGAAGGATTATCGCCGCAAGCGGCGTGTGACCAAACGGTTTATCCTTTTGTGCACAAACTGAAGAAGCGCTATGGTCGAGTAGGCGAAATTTCTTTAATTGCTTTGAACAAGCAGGGACAGTGGGGAATTGCAACTAACGTTGAATTTACTTTCTGTGTTGCAACTAGTAATGAGGAAGAAAAGATTTTTATGGCTAATCCTGGAGTTGATGATACAACTGTGATTTCTACGGTAAGGCAATAA
- a CDS encoding haloacid dehalogenase-like hydrolase: protein MKRLLDLAGQDFINLSKIELKQAILASEGRVICAENVPTSQPYLGATVSNAEIEKAAGADLLLFNAFDIFNPKIQGIPQAEKIQTHPIQWLKKALCRPMGLNLEPIDNQASMLESRFEIPLGRRLSVETLKQAEKLGFDFICLTGNPATGVSNKSILASIKLCKENYNGLIFAGKMHGAGISEEIMNLDIAKQFVKAGVDVLLVPAPYTVPGFMVEDLREIVRWIRNYNQGKTIEEKVLVMAANGTSQDSSDPLTIKKIALTAKECGVDIQHIGDSMTGIALPQNIYALGEAIRGYRHQITMMSRSNYRGVEYDGEEK, encoded by the coding sequence ATGAAAAGACTGTTAGATTTAGCAGGACAAGATTTTATTAATTTATCTAAAATAGAATTAAAGCAGGCGATTTTGGCTTCTGAAGGACGGGTAATTTGCGCTGAAAATGTCCCTACGAGTCAGCCATATTTAGGGGCAACCGTGTCGAATGCGGAAATTGAAAAAGCTGCCGGAGCGGACTTATTATTGTTTAATGCATTCGATATTTTTAATCCCAAAATCCAAGGGATTCCGCAAGCTGAAAAGATTCAGACGCATCCCATTCAGTGGCTTAAAAAAGCATTGTGTCGGCCGATGGGACTTAACTTAGAGCCGATTGATAATCAAGCATCAATGCTTGAAAGTCGTTTTGAAATTCCATTGGGCCGAAGATTATCGGTTGAAACTTTAAAACAAGCTGAAAAGTTAGGTTTTGACTTTATTTGTCTCACAGGTAATCCTGCAACTGGTGTTTCTAATAAATCTATCTTAGCGAGCATCAAGTTATGCAAGGAAAACTATAACGGCTTGATTTTTGCAGGAAAAATGCATGGTGCCGGTATCTCTGAGGAGATTATGAATCTTGATATTGCTAAACAGTTTGTGAAAGCAGGCGTTGATGTCTTGCTTGTTCCAGCACCGTATACTGTTCCAGGATTTATGGTCGAAGATTTACGAGAAATTGTTCGCTGGATCCGTAATTACAACCAAGGAAAAACGATTGAAGAAAAGGTCTTAGTGATGGCTGCTAACGGTACTAGTCAGGATTCAAGTGATCCGTTGACAATCAAAAAGATTGCCTTAACGGCTAAAGAATGCGGTGTGGACATTCAGCATATCGGTGATTCGATGACCGGGATAGCTTTGCCACAAAATATTTATGCCTTAGGAGAAGCAATTCGGGGTTACCGACACCAGATAACGATGATGTCACGTTCAAATTATAGAGGGGTAGAGTATGATGGCGAAGAAAAGTAA
- the eis gene encoding enhanced intracellular survival protein Eis, with amino-acid sequence MSNYRLNTTTDIEKFYHLYLYAFNAEDTPIRQSFFYDRCKHGLVYGIKQKSQLISALYSLPFKVDFHGVQYLMNGIGDVATAPENAGMGSATKLLQNALEDMEKNNITLSYLAPFSYEYYRRLGYEQVFNHLQYSLSNKDIPNFKPNNKNGKLVRGYLKNYLSQVSNFYSLYAQKGLKGGLIRASWWWEYLTIKNNWYVCLYFNEQKEAEGYVIYEITSSKLIVKEFIYLTNSAFENLLAFIFNHKNTVFKFVWDSPDPVYHGDFLANPSNLKAEIVPYMMVRIINIKNFLLKYPYQKKNFNPIRLKIEDKNLEKNSGIWQISSTNGTVKVNKLNDLSTDLTEKISIQELTKALFGSEKISNISKVGKTSIKKETIQELSQILIKTPPEITDYF; translated from the coding sequence ATGTCTAATTACCGTTTAAATACTACAACCGATATTGAAAAGTTTTATCATCTTTACCTTTATGCTTTTAATGCAGAAGATACACCCATCCGACAAAGTTTTTTTTATGATCGTTGCAAACATGGGCTAGTTTATGGAATTAAGCAAAAATCGCAATTAATTAGTGCGTTATATAGTCTTCCATTTAAAGTTGATTTCCATGGCGTGCAATATTTAATGAATGGAATTGGTGATGTTGCAACTGCACCAGAGAATGCTGGCATGGGGAGTGCAACCAAATTGCTCCAAAACGCATTAGAGGATATGGAAAAAAATAACATAACTTTGTCATATCTTGCACCCTTTTCATATGAATATTATCGACGACTTGGTTATGAGCAAGTATTTAATCACCTTCAGTATTCTCTTTCAAATAAAGATATTCCAAATTTTAAGCCCAATAATAAGAATGGGAAACTAGTACGAGGCTATCTTAAAAACTATTTGTCACAAGTTTCTAACTTTTATTCTTTATATGCTCAAAAAGGCCTAAAAGGCGGATTAATCCGTGCATCATGGTGGTGGGAATATTTAACCATTAAAAATAATTGGTATGTATGTCTTTATTTTAATGAACAAAAAGAAGCAGAAGGTTACGTAATTTATGAAATAACCTCATCAAAGTTAATTGTTAAAGAATTTATTTATTTAACTAACTCTGCTTTTGAAAATTTATTAGCATTTATCTTTAATCATAAAAATACAGTTTTTAAATTTGTCTGGGATTCGCCGGATCCCGTTTATCACGGAGATTTTTTAGCTAATCCAAGCAACTTAAAGGCTGAAATTGTTCCTTACATGATGGTAAGAATTATTAATATTAAAAACTTTTTACTAAAATATCCATACCAGAAGAAAAACTTTAACCCTATTCGGTTAAAAATTGAAGATAAAAATTTAGAAAAAAATTCTGGCATTTGGCAAATATCCTCTACCAATGGAACAGTAAAAGTTAACAAGCTTAATGATCTTTCAACAGATTTGACTGAAAAAATTTCTATTCAAGAATTAACCAAGGCGCTATTTGGGAGCGAAAAGATTAGTAATATTTCAAAGGTTGGTAAAACTTCAATAAAAAAAGAAACTATTCAGGAATTATCACAAATATTAATAAAAACCCCACCTGAAATTACTGATTATTTTTAA